In Cryptomeria japonica chromosome 10, Sugi_1.0, whole genome shotgun sequence, a genomic segment contains:
- the LOC131060785 gene encoding uncharacterized protein LOC131060785 has product MPIKFILNLTHFTQLLKIFSSLEKILAELCISMAEMDRGACVRSFETPSPSTASHDRCRGCPNLNGRRLTTVRWQRSDSSRVNATEVLDFGDVKIFRPVESKWKQVIRKLKRFVGKVGKREENCEKGMRLGAASLVAACSLKNTKPLPISSPKPSIWQRRSSAPMPSLNVPNSRSSRSRNECP; this is encoded by the coding sequence ATGCCTATAAAGTTCATTCTGAATTTGACCCATTTCACTCAATTGTTGAAGATCTTTTCGAGTCTTGAGAAAATTTTAGCAGAGCTGTGCATTTCCATGGCTGAAATGGACAGGGGAGCTTGTGTACGATCATTTGAAACCCCCTCTCCATCGACGGCCTCTCATGACCGATGTCGCGGCTGCCCTAATCTAAACGGCCGTCGATTAACGACGGTTCGATGGCAGCGCTCTGACAGCAGCCGGGTGAATGCTACAGAAGTTCTTGATTTTGGAGATGTGAAGATTTTCCGGCCTGTGGAGTCCAAGTGGAAGCAGGTCATTAGAAAGCTGAAGCGATTTGTAGGTAAAGTCGGTAAGCGGGAGGaaaattgtgagaagggaatgagATTGGGCGCTGCTTCCTTGGTTGCGGCTTGTTCCCTGAAAAACACCAAACCACTGCCGATTTCTTCTCCCAAACCCTCAATTTGGCAGAGGAGAAGCTCGGCGCCAATGCCTTCTCTGAATGTACCTAATTCGCGCTCATCAAGATCGAGAAATGAATGCCCATAG